One Molothrus ater isolate BHLD 08-10-18 breed brown headed cowbird chromosome 11, BPBGC_Mater_1.1, whole genome shotgun sequence genomic window, GCAACTCCTGGTGAGGAGGGAGTAGTAAAACTACTGTTTGAAGTAGTAAAAGCTGACTTGCAATCAGTGGAAGCAGTTGAGCAACAATTGGGCAACGCTGCTTTTCCAGGGGTACCACCATACTCTGTGCTTGCCCTTGGCAGGCTGCAAGACCGTGGGCAACACCAGGGATCTGTTAATGCAGATCTCTTTCTCTCAGTAATAATAAACACTTAAAGGGTGGAATTTTTAACTGTACTGGGTTCAATAACACCTGGTTACTGCTTGCCTTGCCAGGCCTCCAGGctgtccagcccagcacagtgGAAATGCCCCCAGTGAGTCTCCTTCTGTCCACGAGTCCCCACACCCTCCCTtgcctgcagctgagccagcaTCTCGGTTATCCAGTGATGAGGGAGAATGTGATGAAAAAGAAGAGCCTGTTGAAAAACTGGATTGTCATTATTCAGGTCATCATCCTCAACCAGCCGCTGTACGTTTGCAAAGTTAACCTCAGTCTGTCTCTGGCTCTAATTGTGTAAACAAGTTACTTTGGGGTTTTAGGGGTAGTTTTCTGTGAGGTGTGtgatactttttttctttcttttttcttttttttccccctccctatattttgagaaaattattttgtggcCTAGTAGGCAGAGAAGGTTTAACTAGTTGCAAAATAAACATGCTAAAAAAATGTGTTCATAGCTCACTTCCCCAgtctaaaagaaaacaaaatgccagAATACTAAAGTTGAAATTGCTAACTGCTCTAAAGGGCTGTGGTTTTGGAATAAGTAAACAGTGTCTTTTTGGTGCAATTTTCTTATTGGACTCCCCTGTCCACACCCACATACGTTTTTTACTCAAGTTACCAACATGTTAAAGATAGCAGTAaggtattttaatatttaaattttaacaaaagTTAGTTAGTATAACTAAAATCAAATTTATTGCCCTGGATGTCAAATTATATTCTTTTCAGAAACAAACTTCTAGCTGGTAGCTGGTAGATCCTCAGAAGTAGATGTTACATAAATATGTGTCCCTGTGTATAATGTTTATACATAAACAGACATACTGCTAACCTTCTCTGTTTAATCAAAGGATTTGATTAAAATCAACTTTGACTTCTTCTATTAAGTATGGGAGTATCAGAAGACAAGAAAATTATCTCTATATACCAAGgccaaaaatttaaaattgttgtTGGACCATAGACATAAAAactcttaatttattttttttatcttctacTTAAACATCTAAAAGCATATTTATCATAAACAAATTATTATTCAGAGAGTTGTCACTGAAAGTAGAAAACACCAATAAAAATCATGTCTTTTCAGTTTTGCACATTTGGTAGTCAGCAAATTGGAAGAGGTTATTACGTCTTTGACAAGCGGTGGAACCATATTCGATGTGCACTTGACTTCATGTTGGAGAAGCATCTTAATTCGCAGATGTGGAAGTGAGTAGAAGTGAAAGAATTCTGATTCTTCTTGGTGGTTGTAGGAGTACATGGAACCTTGTGATTCTAGTTAAAGAAAGTAATCTTGTGTTCAGACTGAAGGTTAATGGTCCGTGCTTTAGATTTTTTGCAACAATTAACTATCAGTTTAACATAATCAGAGGCATTAATCAACCCCAAGATACAATCATTTTAAGGTAGCATTATTAGGATACGTGGGTATTAGTCTGAAGAATGTGACTATGTGGggttttatctttgtttttttgttcACCTGTAGGAAAATTCCTCCAGCATCCAGTACCACAGCATCAGTCCGTGCCCCACATCGGACAAACCTGCTGCCTGCTTCTCAGCACGGTGTCAGTGCAGCAGGGTTCCTCTTGCCCACCACGGTTATGTCATCGCCAGCGTTGGTGTCTCCTTCCTGCGTGTCCCTGAGCAGCAAATCGGTACCATCCCACGGGACAACGCTCAACGCCAACCCCGCTGCTCTGGGCGCCGTGGATCCCGTCTGCAGTATGCAATCAAGACAAGTGTCTTCTTCCCCTTCAACACCTACAGTGCTTTCCTCTGTACCTTCACCTATGGCCAGCAAACCTCAGAAAATGAAATCCAGCAAATCTTTTAAACCTAAGGAATCtcctgctggcagtggcacCTGTAACAGCACCGGCAGCGTCAGTAGCAGCGGCGGCTCAGGAAAGAAGCGTAAAAACAGTTCCGCACTGCTCGCACCTTCTCATTCCACAGAGTCCTTTAGAAAAAACTGTGTGGTTAACTCTGGAAACTCTGGGACCTCCTATCATCCCTCAGTGACAGCTTCGTCCCACAGCGTTGGCCTCAACTGTATGACTAGCAAAGCTAACTCTGTTAGCCTCAAACATGACCAATCAGGGAGGGGTCCTCCAACTGGGAGCCCTGCAGAATCCATAAAGAGAATGAGTGTGATGATGAACAGCAGCGACTCCACGCTCTCCTTAGGGCCCTTTGTTCATCAGTCTAGTGAGCTGACTGTAAATTCACACAGCAGTTTTTCACATTCACATACTTCCCTTGACAAAttaataggaaagaaaagaaagtgctCACCTGGTTCAAGCAGcatcaacagcagcagcagcaaatcaAACAAAGTTGCCAAATTGACATCGGTGAACAATGTTCATGCAAAACACACTGGTGCAATCCCAGGGACGCAAGGACTGATGAACAATTCTCTGTTTCATCAGGTAGGAAATCTTGTCTCAAACTGAGCCAGCATGAAATGCCTCCTCACATGCTTATAATTCATGTCTTCTCTTTAATATTAAATAGATAGCCAGTTCCAGGTCCTGCTGGAGTAAAAGGTAGTTCTTCTTTTTGTCCAGTACTCATTTTGAGTGTTTTTATGGTACATTTATTCAAGACTTTTATAAATGTTctaaataaaaaagctttactttaggaaagaaaaaccttAAATGGGATATTTCAAATTCCTTAGATGCTGTTGCCTGTGAATTGCTTTCAGATAAAATTAATTCCTCTTATTTTTAaaccataattttaaaaaagaatctTGCCAGCCTGCCATGGAACTGAGCTATGTGCCTCAGCCTGACTCCTTGTTTCTGTGTCAGGAATAAACATTCTACAAAGTGGAACATAATGATGCTGATAACAGAACTGTGATACTGTGATAAAATAAGCCTATTATCCCAAGATGTCATTGACTAACTTCTTAGTAATAATGAGATTAAATGTAATAAATCAGATAATAAACCTTTTTAGTGGGTAAGGCAAATAGATATGCTATAAAGGAAGCAGATCTCGTGAGTATGTAagatctcattttaaaaattagtttggggttttgattttttttttttaaacaaatctcGCTGGAAAAGTA contains:
- the ATXN7 gene encoding ataxin-7 isoform X3 codes for the protein MKPAGTAAERMSARAAGDVRREQRGAAARQRQRRPRHGEGGGGGGGSGAGPAATAAAMAAVGERRSLPSPEAMLGQPWSHWVDAAKLHGNDGTALEESFKEYGRNREAMRLCREERRHSSSSKPPLTPPSSSVFSLISSFPSKNKGSSGSGSSRSSSGGTSASSSNSKLLKSPKDKLQISGNNRLLHSVQHSKAPHDKIMTPSVKVEKIHPKIDGAQLKAAVGPTCSTTVSSSIKTGLNCPSIPKPPLPSPGQILNGKGLLSVPPFLEKKPEENTNNRKFLHKRLSEREFDPDIYCGVIDVETRKPCTRSLTCKTHSLTQRRAVQGRRKRFDVLLAEHKSKTREKELLRHSDHHQQMPPLREPHPSPTKTSQELHQNSHGVTLTESKPLLPNKPKPHPPSLPRPPGCPAQHSGNAPSESPSVHESPHPPLPAAEPASRLSSDEGECDEKEEPVEKLDCHYSGHHPQPAAFCTFGSQQIGRGYYVFDKRWNHIRCALDFMLEKHLNSQMWKKIPPASSTTASVRAPHRTNLLPASQHGVSAAGFLLPTTVMSSPALVSPSCVSLSSKSVPSHGTTLNANPAALGAVDPVCSMQSRQVSSSPSTPTVLSSVPSPMASKPQKMKSSKSFKPKESPAGSGTCNSTGSVSSSGGSGKKRKNSSALLAPSHSTESFRKNCVVNSGNSGTSYHPSVTASSHSVGLNCMTSKANSVSLKHDQSGRGPPTGSPAESIKRMSVMMNSSDSTLSLGPFVHQSSELTVNSHSSFSHSHTSLDKLIGKKRKCSPGSSSINSSSSKSNKVAKLTSVNNVHAKHTGAIPGTQGLMNNSLFHQPKARP